The DNA window TTGTAGTTTCCCCATTTTTCTCTCTCTTTCCTTTCCATATATAAATTGTCATTAACGGAATCCATTATACTCTATCCCGCCGCTCTTTTGCAAACCTATTCTTCAGCTTTCAATCCCATATTTTCCAAAACCTCTTCCGCCTGCTTCTTTTCTTCTGCCGGAATATAGATTTCCTCCCCGCAAAGAGAGTTGGCGCCATAGGTATTTAAGAATCCTCTGCCGTCCGCGTCTTTTTTATAAGCAGGGATTCCGACACTCCTTAATGCTTCCAAGATCATCTCTGCCTGCAGATTGTCTTCCGCAACGAAAATCTTCTTTACATCCGTTCCTTCCATTTTCCCAT is part of the Lachnospiraceae bacterium KGMB03038 genome and encodes:
- a CDS encoding DUF2007 domain-containing protein, giving the protein MEGTDVKKIFVAEDNLQAEMILEALRSVGIPAYKKDADGRGFLNTYGANSLCGEEIYIPAEEKKQAEEVLENMGLKAEE